A genomic region of Zalophus californianus isolate mZalCal1 chromosome 1, mZalCal1.pri.v2, whole genome shotgun sequence contains the following coding sequences:
- the BSG gene encoding basigin, translating to MAAPRLVVLALALLRAEVGSGAGSGIWTSVDDIGSKTRLTCTLNHSTTEIIGHRWVKGGKVLKEDALPDMKTEYEVDLDERSGEYSCIFLPEMAGRTRIEVKGLPNIKAVKRSEHATERETVVLGCKSDSFPLVSEWVWYKMESSGDQVISNSSHSKYLVMSSETKTELHILNLDLETDPGKYACNGTNSEGTGQAIIVLRVRNRFAALWPFLGIVAEVLVLVTVIFIYEKRRKPDEVLDDEDTGSAPLKSSGHVNDKGKNVRQRNAN from the exons ATGGCGGCTCCGCGGCTCGTGGTGCTGGCGCTGGCGCTGCTGAGGGCCGAGGTCGGCTCCGGGGCAG GGAGCGGGATCTGGACTTCTGTAGATGATATTGGCTCCAAGACACGGCTTACCTGTACCTTGAACCACAGCACCACTGAGATCATCGGCCACCGCTGGGTGAAGGGGGGCAAGGTGCTCAAGGAGGATGCACTGCCTGACATGAAGACGGAGTATGA GGTGGACTTGGATGAGCGCTCTGGGGAGTACTCATGCATCTTCCTCCCAGAGATGGCGGGCAGGACCAGAATCGAGGTGAAGG GGCTCCCCAATATCAAGGCCGTGAAGAGGTCAGAGCATGCCACTGAGCGGGAGACGGTCGTGCTGGGCTGCAAGTCGGACTCCTTCCCCCTGGTCAGCGAATGGGTGTGGTACAAGATGGAAAGCTCTGGGGACCAG GTCATCAGCAACAGCTCCCACAGCAAGTACTTGGTGATGTCCTCGGAGACCAAGACGGAGCTGCACATCTTGAACCTGGACCTGGAGACAGACCCTGGCAAGTATGCGTGCAACGGCACCAACTCGGAAGGCACCGGCCAGGCCATCATCGTGCTGCGCGTGCGAAACCGCTTTGCCGCCCTTTGGCCCTTCCTGGGCATCGTGGCCGAGGTGCTGGTGCTGGTCACTGTCATCTTCATCTACGAGAAGCGGCGGAAGCCGGACGAGGTCCTGGATG atgaggacacaggcTCCGCTCCTCT GAAGAGCAGCGGGCACGTGAATGACAAAGGCAAGAACGTGCGTCAGAGGAACGCCAACTGA